The Paramixta manurensis region GTAAATTGGCCAATGTTCTTAACCGCTCGCCTAATTCAGGGCTGTGCGGTGTGTTGCACGGCGGTTGTCGCATTTAGCGGCGTTAGGGACCGGCTGGATGGTGAAGAAGCAGCGCGTGCCTATGGCTTCCTTAATGGCGCCTTAAATATTGTGCCCGCGCTGGCGCCGATGCTTGGCGGTTTTCTTGCCGACGCATTTGGCTGGCGCGCACCGTTTTGGTTTCTGACCAGCTATGCATTGGTTATTGGCGCGTTAATTATTCTATTCTTACCGGAAACCCGGCCGGCAGAAACCCAGTCAGTTAAAGGGTTACCGGTGCGCCAATATCTTCAAATTTTACGGCAGCCACGCTTTCTCGCCTTCTCATTCGCCAATGCCGGGGCTATGGGCATGGTTCTGACCTATGTCTCGCTGGCTCCGCAGGTGTTAATGACCGAGGGGCAGCTCAGTGCACTCCAGTTTTCCATTGCGTTTGGCGCAAATGGGTTTTGGATCATGCTAGTGAGCGTGCTGGTAAATAAAATTATTCGCAAAGTTGGCCGTCCATTTTGTCTGGCGATGGGCAGTTTAACCATGTTGGTCGGCGCCACATTACTGTACGGCGGCGTCACGCTATTGCCGGAAGGCTGGCAAACACACTGGGCGCTGTATATGTTTCCGGTAGCGATTGCGGTCGCTGGGCTGGCATTTACCGTGGGCCCGGCCACCAGCTACGCGCTGGAGCCCTATCAGCAACAGGCCGGTGTTGCTTCGGCATTGGCGGGCTTTATTCAGATGGCTGGCGGTTCATCGGCCGGTTTGTTGATGATGGCGCTACCGTTACATGAAAAAACGGCGCTCACGCTGATGATGTTGATAGGAACCGCGCTCAGCTTTATCGCCTGGCGCTGCAGTAAGACAGCGCGCGGTCGGCTCACCGCGCTCTGATATATCTTTGCTTTATAAGGTTTCCACCGGTACCCGCGGCGCCAGCGCACACATCAGCTCATAGCCTACGGTACCGGCCGCACTGGCAACATCATCAATCTTCACCTGGTTGCCCCACAGCTCAACTTTAGAGCCAATCCCGGCCTGCGGGCAAGGCGTGAGGTCGACCATAATCATATCCATTGAGACCGCGCCCAGCGTCTGTGTTACTACGCCATCGACCGCAACCGGCGTTCCGGTCGGCGCATGACGCGGGTAACCATCGGCATAGCCGCAGGCTACCACACCAATACGCTGCTCCTCGTGCGCATGATAACGGTAGCCATAGCCAACGCCATCGCCTGCTTTGAGATTTTGAATGCCAATAATTTCACTCCTTAGCGTCATTACCGGTTTTAAGCCGGTTCCGGCAATATCCTGCCATTGACCGCTTGGCGAGGCGCCGTACAAAATAATGCCGGGGCGTACCCAATCATAGTGGGTTTCAGGATGCCACAAGGTTGCCGCCGAATTCGCCAGCGAACGGGGGCAATCGAGCCCTTCCGCTGCCTGCTCTACCCGTTTCATCGGTTCCAGCACGCCGCTGTTTTTTTCCGCCTCGGCAAAATGCGCCATCAGCGTCATTTCGCCGACATTTTCCAGCGCCCGTAACTTTTGCCAAACGTTATGTATCTGCTCAGGTTGAAAACCGAGGCGGTTCATACCACTGTTCATTTTGACGTACACATCCAGCGGCGCAGACAGTTTTGCCTTCGCTAATGCCTGGATTTGCCAGTTACTATGCACGCTTGTCGTTAATCGATAGCGGTCAAAAATCGCCAATTCATCACTGTTAAAAAAACCTTCGAGCAATAAAATCGGCTTCTTCCAGCCACGTTCGCGTAGCAGAATAGCCTCTTCCAGCCCTAATAGCGCGAAACCGTCAGTATCGGACAAGCTTTGCCAGATACGCTCGATGCCGTGACCATAAGCATTGGCTTTAACCACTGACCAGACCCGCGAATTTGGCGCGGCCTGGCGCGAAATAGCCAGATTTTGTCGCAACGCAGCGCAATCGAGAGTTGCGACAATCGGACGTGACATAACTTCTCCTTGTAAAACCTTAACGCGTGGCGTCAGCGTTATGTAAAGGACGATGAGTAAGTGGTGAAAAACCCGGCAGGTAACGCAGTACAGACAGATCATCCGCTGCAATCGCCGTCGAATTACCGGAAATAATATCAGAAAGTAGCTGGCCTGAACCGCATGCCATCGTCCATCCCAGCGTACCGTGTCCGGTATTTAAAAACAGGTTTTTCAGCGGCGTCCGCCCAACAATCGGCGTACCATCCGGCGTCATTGGACGCAGGCCGCTCCAAAAAGTAGCTTGTTCAACCCGCCCGCCAGTGGGATAGAGATCGCGTACCACCATCTCAAGCGTTTCTCGCCGCGCGGGCAACAGTTTGGTATTGAACCCGACAATTTCCGCCATGCCGCCAACGCGAATACGTTGATCAAAACGGGTTATCGCCACTTTATAACTTTCATCCAGCACAGTGGAAACAGGCGCACCCGTTTCATCGTTGATCGGAATGGTTAACGAATAGCCTTTTAGCGGATAAACCGGAATAGAGATAATGTCATCCAGGAGCGCCGTGGAGTATGCGCCAAATGCCACCACATACGCATCGGCTTTGACTATCTCATCACCGCATTTGACGCCAACAATC contains the following coding sequences:
- a CDS encoding multidrug effflux MFS transporter produces the protein MQKFTLLLLSLVLLAPLGIDLYLPTLPQIAEGLHTPVSRIQTTIPLFLLVMGLGQIVAGPLVDNFGRKPIALIGLLLYLLGSALGALAVNWPMFLTARLIQGCAVCCTAVVAFSGVRDRLDGEEAARAYGFLNGALNIVPALAPMLGGFLADAFGWRAPFWFLTSYALVIGALIILFLPETRPAETQSVKGLPVRQYLQILRQPRFLAFSFANAGAMGMVLTYVSLAPQVLMTEGQLSALQFSIAFGANGFWIMLVSVLVNKIIRKVGRPFCLAMGSLTMLVGATLLYGGVTLLPEGWQTHWALYMFPVAIAVAGLAFTVGPATSYALEPYQQQAGVASALAGFIQMAGGSSAGLLMMALPLHEKTALTLMMLIGTALSFIAWRCSKTARGRLTAL
- the dadX gene encoding catabolic alanine racemase DadX is translated as MSRPIVATLDCAALRQNLAISRQAAPNSRVWSVVKANAYGHGIERIWQSLSDTDGFALLGLEEAILLRERGWKKPILLLEGFFNSDELAIFDRYRLTTSVHSNWQIQALAKAKLSAPLDVYVKMNSGMNRLGFQPEQIHNVWQKLRALENVGEMTLMAHFAEAEKNSGVLEPMKRVEQAAEGLDCPRSLANSAATLWHPETHYDWVRPGIILYGASPSGQWQDIAGTGLKPVMTLRSEIIGIQNLKAGDGVGYGYRYHAHEEQRIGVVACGYADGYPRHAPTGTPVAVDGVVTQTLGAVSMDMIMVDLTPCPQAGIGSKVELWGNQVKIDDVASAAGTVGYELMCALAPRVPVETL